One genomic region from Blastococcus sp. Marseille-P5729 encodes:
- a CDS encoding acyl-CoA dehydrogenase family protein has translation MPVTHEVFNQAEPLIGYDAAARDTPLQESVRRLADEPTAAGLSRIGRLLGEPDIQQWGIDANAYPPVLKTHDRYGHRVNEVDFHPAYHELMTVAVREGLTGTPWADDDPHAHLRRAAGFYLWSQNEAGHGCPISMTYAVVPALRHNEELAREYEPGLTSTVYEPGLREPATKQGLLAGMGMTEKQGGSDVRANSTRAVPADDGTWRITGHKWFTSAPMCDLFLILAQVEGAGVSCFLVPRILPDGERNVFNLQRLKDKLGNRSNASSEVEFDGTVGWLVGDAGRGVQTIIEMVSMTRLDCVIGSTAGQRAALVQAINHARGRAAFGARLVDQPLMQSVLADLALEVEAATALMTRLASAFDSGESEFARLAVAASKFWVCKRSPYVVGEALECLGGNGYVEESGMPRLFRESPLNSIWEGSGNVISLDVLRAMGREPESVSAVTKELALAAGADKRLDEHLDRLQLSLQEATPQTARRVAQDLALGLQASLLVQHAPSYVADAFCATRLDGDWGQVFGTLPASVDAAAIIDRAFPE, from the coding sequence ATGCCAGTCACTCACGAGGTCTTCAATCAGGCCGAGCCGCTCATCGGGTACGACGCCGCGGCCCGCGACACACCCTTGCAGGAGTCGGTGCGAAGGCTGGCTGACGAACCGACCGCCGCCGGGCTGTCGCGGATCGGCCGGCTGCTCGGCGAGCCGGACATCCAGCAGTGGGGAATCGACGCGAACGCCTATCCGCCGGTGCTGAAGACCCACGACCGCTACGGCCACCGGGTCAACGAGGTCGACTTCCACCCGGCGTACCACGAGCTGATGACGGTCGCCGTACGTGAGGGTCTGACCGGCACGCCATGGGCGGACGACGATCCGCACGCGCACCTCCGGCGGGCCGCCGGATTCTATCTCTGGAGCCAGAACGAGGCTGGGCACGGCTGCCCGATCTCGATGACCTACGCGGTCGTTCCCGCGCTGCGGCACAACGAGGAGCTGGCCCGCGAGTACGAGCCCGGCCTGACCTCGACCGTCTATGAGCCGGGACTGCGCGAGCCCGCGACCAAGCAGGGACTGCTCGCCGGCATGGGGATGACCGAGAAGCAAGGGGGGTCCGACGTCCGCGCCAACAGCACTCGCGCCGTCCCCGCGGACGACGGCACCTGGCGGATCACCGGTCACAAGTGGTTCACCAGTGCGCCGATGTGCGACCTGTTCCTGATCCTCGCCCAGGTGGAGGGCGCTGGGGTCTCGTGCTTCCTCGTGCCGCGGATCCTGCCGGACGGCGAGCGGAATGTGTTCAACCTGCAGCGGCTGAAGGACAAGCTCGGGAACAGGAGCAACGCCTCCAGCGAGGTCGAGTTCGACGGCACCGTGGGCTGGTTGGTCGGAGACGCGGGGCGGGGCGTGCAGACCATCATCGAGATGGTGTCGATGACCCGGTTGGACTGCGTGATCGGCTCGACCGCAGGGCAGCGCGCCGCGCTCGTCCAGGCGATCAACCACGCGCGAGGCCGTGCCGCATTCGGGGCACGGCTGGTCGATCAGCCGCTCATGCAGAGCGTGCTTGCCGATCTCGCCCTGGAGGTCGAGGCGGCCACCGCGCTGATGACCCGGCTGGCCTCGGCCTTCGACTCCGGAGAGTCCGAGTTCGCGCGGCTCGCTGTTGCCGCCAGCAAGTTCTGGGTGTGCAAGCGCTCGCCGTACGTCGTGGGCGAGGCGCTGGAATGCCTCGGCGGCAACGGGTACGTCGAGGAGTCCGGCATGCCGCGGCTGTTCCGCGAGTCCCCGCTCAACTCGATCTGGGAGGGCTCGGGCAACGTCATCTCGCTCGACGTCCTGCGGGCGATGGGCCGCGAGCCGGAGTCGGTATCGGCGGTGACGAAGGAGCTCGCGCTTGCGGCCGGTGCCGACAAGCGTCTCGATGAGCATCTGGATCGGCTGCAGCTCTCGCTGCAGGAGGCCACCCCGCAGACCGCCCGGCGGGTCGCTCAGGACCTCGCGCTGGGCCTGCAGGCATCGCTCCTGGTGCAGCATGCCCCGTCGTACGTCGCCGACGCCTTCTGCGCAACCCGGCTGGACGGCGACTGGGGGCAGGTGTTCGGCACGCTTCCCGCCAGCGTGGACGCCGCGGCCATCATCGACCGCGCCTTCCCCGAGTAA
- a CDS encoding DedA family protein, which yields MSVTVLAQSSSELGGIAGWAVDLMEKLGGLGAGLAIALENLFPPLPSEVILPLAGFTASQGKMSLVGALLWTTAGSVVGAAILYWLGVLLGRDRLRAIVDKMPLVSLADVDKTEAWFDRHGKKAVFFGRMIPIFRSLISIPAGIQKMSFGVFVLLTTAGSAIWNTIFVLAGYFLGSNWDKVEVYAGYFQYVVIAVVAVLLIWWLVRRIQDIRRRRAAGLPDSDDPSDLARAKRHPHA from the coding sequence ATGTCTGTCACGGTCCTCGCCCAGTCCAGCTCTGAGCTCGGCGGCATCGCCGGCTGGGCGGTTGACCTCATGGAGAAGCTCGGTGGCCTCGGCGCCGGCCTGGCGATCGCGCTGGAAAACCTGTTCCCGCCGCTGCCGAGCGAGGTGATCCTCCCGCTGGCCGGGTTCACCGCGAGCCAGGGCAAGATGAGCCTGGTCGGGGCCCTGCTGTGGACGACCGCCGGATCGGTCGTCGGTGCCGCGATTCTCTACTGGCTCGGCGTCCTGCTGGGCCGCGACCGGCTGCGCGCGATCGTCGACAAGATGCCGCTGGTCAGCCTCGCGGACGTCGACAAGACCGAGGCCTGGTTCGATAGGCACGGCAAGAAGGCCGTCTTCTTCGGCCGAATGATCCCGATCTTCCGCAGCCTGATCTCGATCCCGGCCGGCATCCAGAAGATGAGCTTCGGCGTGTTCGTGCTGCTGACCACCGCCGGGTCGGCGATCTGGAACACCATCTTCGTGCTCGCGGGCTACTTCCTCGGCTCGAACTGGGACAAGGTCGAGGTGTACGCCGGCTACTTCCAGTACGTCGTGATCGCGGTCGTCGCGGTCCTGCTGATCTGGTGGCTGGTGCGCCGCATCCAGGACATCAGGCGGCGCCGCGCCGCAGGCCTTCCGGACTCCGACGACCCCAGCGACCTCGCGCGCGCCAAGCGCCACCCGCACGCGTAA
- a CDS encoding SGNH/GDSL hydrolase family protein produces MHEVLRYAAIGDSFTEGIGDERPDGTPRGWADQTAAQLARHQVVEYVNLAIRGRLLEPIATEQLDDVLALEPDLLTFNGGGNDLLRPSYDPDRLTALTERVILASKAAGVRVVVLSGANPSRRIPFGAKVNAAGIELTRIVRELTDRHGVEFVDNFGDGELARAGYWSPDRIHLNADGHRRVAARLLTHLGYQPPSGWLTPLPHPDAPPTRREQIGYYREHVAPWVWRHLRGRSSGDGVEPKHAAWTTIPATG; encoded by the coding sequence GTGCACGAGGTTCTCCGTTACGCCGCGATCGGCGACAGCTTCACCGAAGGGATCGGCGACGAGCGACCGGACGGCACGCCACGTGGCTGGGCCGATCAGACGGCCGCCCAGCTCGCGCGCCACCAGGTGGTCGAGTACGTCAACCTCGCGATCCGCGGCCGCCTGTTGGAGCCGATCGCGACCGAGCAGCTCGATGACGTGCTGGCGCTGGAGCCGGACCTGCTCACCTTCAACGGCGGTGGAAACGACCTGTTGCGACCGTCGTACGACCCGGACCGCCTCACCGCGCTGACCGAGCGGGTGATCCTGGCATCCAAGGCGGCCGGCGTCCGCGTCGTCGTCCTCAGCGGCGCCAACCCGAGCCGCCGCATCCCGTTCGGCGCCAAGGTGAACGCCGCCGGGATCGAGCTGACCCGGATCGTTCGAGAGCTGACCGATCGGCACGGGGTCGAGTTCGTCGACAACTTCGGGGACGGCGAGCTGGCTCGCGCGGGGTACTGGTCGCCGGACCGCATCCACCTCAACGCCGACGGGCACCGCCGGGTCGCGGCGCGGCTGCTGACCCACCTCGGCTACCAGCCTCCCTCCGGTTGGCTGACGCCGCTACCGCACCCCGATGCGCCGCCCACACGACGCGAGCAGATCGGCTACTACCGCGAGCATGTGGCGCCTTGGGTGTGGCGGCACCTGCGTGGCCGGTCCTCCGGAGACGGCGTCGAACCGAAGCACGCCGCCTGGACGACGATCCCGGCCACCGGCTGA
- a CDS encoding LysR family transcriptional regulator: MLDINRLRVFRSVMASGTINAAATNLGYTPSNVSQQIAVLQRETGLLLFEKEGRGIAPTEAARELLARSDDLIAHLARLENEIDDLRAGRTASLTVGYFASAGTSWMPTLARRLTDELPNLTLQFVLTENADHGVVPDVNLTIERAHEPEPVGYRRTPLLDDPYVIAVAESHPIAGREAVALNELADTPFIQFDAPHNPCQQISTSACESAGFQPRWAVYAEDHMTALSFAAAGVGICLLPMLATKLLPEGVRIVQLSAPTPVRRLSVLVRESAVPNPAAERVVAILKEIISESD; the protein is encoded by the coding sequence ATGCTCGACATCAACCGCCTGCGGGTGTTCCGCTCCGTCATGGCCAGCGGCACGATCAATGCCGCCGCGACCAACCTCGGGTACACGCCGTCCAATGTGAGCCAGCAGATTGCCGTCCTCCAGCGCGAGACCGGGCTGCTGCTGTTCGAGAAGGAGGGCCGTGGCATCGCACCCACCGAGGCGGCCCGCGAGCTGCTGGCCCGAAGCGACGACCTGATCGCGCACCTCGCCCGCCTCGAGAACGAGATCGACGACCTGCGCGCCGGGCGAACGGCCAGCCTGACCGTCGGGTATTTCGCCTCCGCGGGGACGAGCTGGATGCCGACGCTCGCCCGGAGGCTCACCGACGAGCTGCCGAACCTGACCCTGCAGTTCGTGCTTACCGAGAACGCCGACCACGGGGTGGTGCCCGACGTGAATCTCACCATCGAACGCGCCCATGAGCCCGAGCCCGTCGGCTACCGGCGCACGCCGCTGCTCGACGACCCCTACGTGATCGCCGTGGCCGAGAGCCACCCGATCGCCGGTCGGGAAGCGGTGGCGCTCAACGAGCTCGCCGACACGCCGTTCATCCAGTTCGACGCCCCGCACAACCCATGCCAGCAGATCTCGACGTCGGCCTGCGAGTCCGCGGGCTTCCAGCCGCGGTGGGCCGTGTACGCCGAGGATCACATGACCGCGCTGTCCTTCGCCGCGGCGGGGGTCGGCATCTGCCTGCTGCCGATGCTGGCGACCAAGCTGCTACCCGAGGGCGTGCGCATCGTCCAGCTGTCGGCGCCCACGCCGGTGCGCCGGCTGTCGGTGCTCGTGCGAGAGAGCGCGGTGCCCAACCCCGCCGCCGAGCGGGTCGTCGCCATCCTGAAGGAGATCATCTCCGAGAGCGACTGA
- a CDS encoding heavy metal translocating P-type ATPase, with protein MFRRLFWQALILAVPTVALSPMFADLLGYQLPEVTGVAWVSPVLGTILYLWYGRPFLSGAVDEIRARKPGMMLLVALAITVAFVASWGATLGLLAHHLDFWWELALLVVIMLLGHWIEMRSLAQTTSALDSLAALLPDEAERVGPDGQVAKIAPADLQVADVVVVRPGGSVPADGRIVSGSASMDESMITGESRTVRREEGDQVVAGTVATDSGLRVEVTATGDDTALAGIQKLVADAQASGSRAQRLADSAAGWLFWFALGAGVLTAIVWGVLGLPDESVVRTITVLVIACPHALGLAIPLVISIATERAARGGVLIKDRVEMETMRTVDSVLFDKTGTLTKGEPTVTAVEPGSGSGLDADALLAYAAAAESDSEHPLARAIVRAAGERGLRLSAATDFTSSPAIGVSAEVGGKRVQVGGPRLLEQARGQELEIADTWRADGATILHVVIDGTVAGALELADEIRPESREAVRALHDRGVEVIMITGDAEAVAASVAADLGIDRYYAEVRPEDKASTVAGLQSEGRRVAMVGDGVNDAPALAQADVGIAIGAGTDVAIASAGIVLASDDPRSVVSVADLSAAVRRKSLQNLAWAAGYNLVAVPLAAGVLAPVGVVMPMSVGALLMSASTVVVALNAQLLRRLDLRPEAVTDSH; from the coding sequence ATGTTCCGACGGCTGTTCTGGCAGGCGCTGATCCTCGCCGTACCGACCGTCGCGCTGTCGCCGATGTTCGCCGATCTGCTCGGCTATCAGCTGCCGGAAGTGACCGGGGTGGCCTGGGTGTCGCCAGTGCTCGGCACGATCCTCTACCTCTGGTACGGGCGTCCCTTCCTCAGCGGCGCGGTCGACGAGATCCGCGCGCGCAAACCCGGGATGATGCTCCTTGTCGCGCTGGCGATCACGGTCGCGTTCGTCGCCTCGTGGGGCGCCACTCTCGGGCTGCTGGCGCACCACCTCGACTTCTGGTGGGAACTGGCGCTCCTGGTCGTGATCATGCTGCTCGGCCACTGGATCGAAATGCGATCGCTGGCGCAGACCACCTCGGCTCTCGACTCGCTCGCGGCCCTGCTGCCGGACGAGGCCGAGCGCGTCGGTCCCGACGGCCAGGTCGCCAAGATCGCGCCGGCCGACCTACAGGTAGCAGACGTGGTCGTCGTCCGCCCCGGGGGCAGCGTGCCGGCGGACGGGCGGATCGTCAGCGGCTCGGCGTCGATGGACGAGTCGATGATCACCGGTGAGTCCCGCACCGTACGCCGCGAGGAGGGCGACCAGGTCGTCGCCGGCACGGTCGCCACGGACTCCGGCCTACGGGTGGAGGTCACCGCGACCGGGGATGACACGGCACTCGCCGGGATCCAGAAGCTGGTGGCCGACGCGCAGGCCTCGGGCTCGCGCGCCCAACGGCTCGCCGACTCGGCCGCTGGGTGGCTGTTCTGGTTCGCTCTCGGGGCTGGCGTGCTGACGGCGATCGTGTGGGGCGTGCTCGGCCTGCCCGACGAGTCCGTCGTCCGCACCATCACCGTGCTCGTGATCGCCTGCCCGCACGCGCTGGGCCTGGCGATTCCCCTGGTCATCTCGATAGCCACCGAGCGCGCCGCGCGCGGTGGCGTGCTGATCAAGGACCGCGTCGAGATGGAGACGATGCGGACGGTCGACAGTGTGCTGTTCGACAAGACCGGAACGCTGACGAAGGGCGAGCCCACGGTCACCGCGGTCGAGCCGGGTAGCGGCAGCGGGCTGGACGCCGACGCGCTGCTCGCCTACGCAGCAGCCGCCGAGTCCGACTCCGAGCACCCGCTGGCCCGAGCGATCGTCCGGGCCGCCGGCGAGCGTGGACTGCGGCTGTCGGCCGCGACCGACTTCACGTCGTCCCCAGCGATCGGGGTGTCGGCCGAGGTCGGCGGGAAGCGGGTCCAGGTCGGCGGTCCGCGACTTCTCGAGCAGGCCCGCGGGCAGGAGCTGGAGATCGCCGACACCTGGCGCGCGGACGGCGCGACCATCCTGCACGTGGTGATCGACGGTACGGTCGCCGGCGCACTGGAGCTCGCCGACGAGATCCGACCGGAGTCCCGCGAAGCGGTCCGTGCACTGCACGACCGTGGTGTCGAGGTCATCATGATCACCGGCGACGCCGAGGCGGTCGCCGCCTCCGTCGCCGCCGATCTCGGAATCGACCGGTACTACGCCGAGGTCCGCCCTGAGGACAAGGCTTCGACGGTGGCCGGGCTGCAGTCCGAGGGGCGCCGGGTCGCGATGGTCGGCGACGGCGTCAACGACGCGCCAGCACTGGCGCAGGCCGACGTCGGCATCGCGATCGGCGCCGGGACGGATGTCGCGATCGCCTCGGCCGGCATCGTGCTCGCTTCCGACGACCCGCGGTCGGTCGTCTCCGTCGCCGATCTGTCAGCAGCGGTGCGACGCAAGAGCTTGCAGAATCTGGCCTGGGCGGCCGGTTACAACCTCGTGGCGGTACCGCTCGCGGCTGGCGTGCTCGCTCCTGTCGGGGTCGTGATGCCGATGTCGGTGGGCGCCCTGTTGATGTCGGCGTCCACCGTCGTGGTCGCGCTGAATGCGCAGCTGCTGCGCCGGCTGGATCTGCGACCGGAGGCGGTCACGGACAGCCATTGA
- a CDS encoding EthD family reductase: protein MSHSLFAIYQMPEDAAAFDKAYEGHLAIAGKMPGLKEVRVNRRVQQLTGEPQLYLVTELVFDSLEDLQAALGSDAGKESGKDLASWGGDKLITMFISERA, encoded by the coding sequence ATGAGCCATTCGCTGTTTGCCATCTACCAGATGCCCGAGGACGCCGCAGCCTTCGACAAGGCGTACGAGGGTCATCTAGCCATCGCCGGCAAGATGCCCGGGCTCAAGGAGGTGCGGGTCAACCGGCGCGTTCAGCAGCTGACCGGAGAGCCGCAGCTTTACCTGGTCACCGAGCTGGTCTTCGACTCCTTGGAGGACCTGCAGGCCGCGCTCGGGTCGGACGCCGGCAAGGAGAGTGGCAAGGACCTCGCCAGCTGGGGCGGCGACAAGCTGATCACCATGTTCATCAGCGAGCGAGCGTAG
- a CDS encoding TetR/AcrR family transcriptional regulator codes for MTTSSTRRRQHDAHSLLQVAVRTFNERGYDGTSMDAIASAAGITKSSIYHHVSGKEALLGQALDHAVAALDDALLPAEQALQMHARPIDAIETVVRRTTAALLKDVETITLFLRVRGNSETERRAIESRRAFDERVSGLLQAAADAGELRAGIDPPLMTRLVFGTVNSLVEWYRPGGRLSPQQVEDHVVALVLDGLRSRD; via the coding sequence GTGACCACCTCCAGCACACGCCGCCGACAGCACGATGCCCACTCCCTGCTGCAGGTGGCGGTCCGCACCTTCAATGAGCGCGGGTACGACGGGACGTCGATGGATGCCATCGCCAGCGCCGCCGGAATCACCAAGTCCTCGATCTATCACCACGTCTCGGGCAAGGAGGCCCTGCTCGGGCAAGCCCTGGACCACGCGGTCGCCGCGCTCGACGACGCCCTGCTGCCGGCCGAGCAGGCGCTGCAGATGCACGCCCGGCCGATCGATGCGATCGAGACCGTCGTACGCCGCACCACCGCGGCGCTGCTGAAGGACGTCGAGACCATCACCCTGTTCCTGCGAGTACGCGGCAACAGCGAGACCGAACGACGCGCCATCGAGTCTCGCCGCGCCTTCGACGAACGCGTCTCCGGCCTGCTCCAGGCGGCGGCGGACGCCGGCGAGCTCCGCGCCGGCATCGACCCGCCCTTGATGACCCGGCTGGTCTTCGGAACGGTCAACTCACTCGTCGAGTGGTACCGGCCAGGTGGCCGGCTCAGCCCGCAACAGGTCGAGGATCACGTGGTCGCCCTCGTGCTCGACGGACTCCGTAGCCGTGACTAG